The Manihot esculenta cultivar AM560-2 chromosome 1, M.esculenta_v8, whole genome shotgun sequence genome has a window encoding:
- the LOC110619275 gene encoding pentatricopeptide repeat-containing protein At2g02980, chloroplastic: MALTSTPSSPSCATIYSPHPLSLLPKCTSLQLLKQIQAFTIKTHLQYDPNVITKLINSCTVDPTSSSMDHAHQLFETIPQPDILLFNIMARGYSRSNNSLKAISLFIKALNDGCFPDDYTFPSLLKACANAEAFQEGKQLHGLAIKLGLNENIYVLPTLINMYTQCNDVDGARRVFDKITEPCVVSYNAIIMGYARSSRPNEALSLFRELQARKLEPTDVTMLSVLSSCALLGALDLGKWIHEYVKKNGLDKYVKVNTALIDMYAKCGSLDDAISVFKSMSARDTQAWSAIIVAYATHGQARKAIFMFEEMRKARVKPDEITFLGLLYACSHTGLVEEGCQYFYSMTNAYGIIPGIKHYGCMVDLLGRAGRLDEAYKFIDELPIEPTPILWRTLLSACSSHGNVELGKQVTERIFELDNSHGGDYVILSNLYARVRKWEDVDSLRKLMIDRGVVKIPGCSSIEVNNVVHEFFSGEGVHYVSSDLHRALDELVKELKMVGYVPDTSLVFHADMNDEEKEIALRYHSEKLAIAFGLLNTPPGTTIRVVKNLRVCGDCHSAAKLISSIFDRQIILRDVQRFHHFKDGKCSCGDYW, translated from the coding sequence ATGGCTTTGACATCAACCCCATCTTCTCCCTCATGTGCCACAATCTATTCACCTCACCCTCTCTCACTTCTTCCCAAATGCACCTCTCTTCAATTGCTCAAGCAAATCCAAGCCTTTACCATCAAAACCCACCTCCAATATGATCCCAATGTTATTACTAAGCTCATTAATTCTTGTACTGTTGATCCTACTTCTTCTTCTATGGACCACGCTCACCAGCTGTTTGAAACAATTCCCCAACCAGACATCCTCCTCTTTAACATCATGGCTCGTGGTTATTCCCGGTCAAACAACTCACTCAAAGCCATTTCCCTGTTTATTAAGGCTTTGAATGATGGCTGTTTCCCTGATGATTACACTTTCCCTTCTCTACTTAAAGCTTGTGCTAATGCTGAAGCCTTTCAAGAAGGTAAACAATTGCATGGCCTTGCCATTAAACTCGGGCTAAATGAGAATATTTATGTACTTCCTACATTAATAAATATGTACACCCAGtgtaatgatgtggatggagcTCGACGAGTGTTTGATAAGATAACTGAACCTTGTGTTGTTTCGTATAATGCAATCATAATGGGTTATGCTCGAAGTAGCAGGCCTAATGAGGCATTGTCATTGTTTCGTGAATTGCAGGCAAGGAAACTTGAGCCTACTGATGTCACAATGCTTAGTGTTCTATCATCTTGTGCTTTGTTGGGAGCATTGGACTTGGGGAAGTGGATACATGAGTATGTCAAGAAGAATGGTTTGGATAAATATGTGAAGGTGAATACTGCACTGATAGATATGTATGCCAAGTGTGGGAGTTTGGATGATGCCATTTCTGTCTTTAAGAGCATGAGTGCAAGAGATACACAGGCTTGGTCAGCTATTATTGTGGCCTATGCAACACATGGGCAGGCTCGTAAAGCTATATTTATGTTTGAAGAAATGAGAAAGGCAAGAGTGAAACCTGATGAAATTACATTTTTAGGCCTTTTGTATGCTTGTAGTCACACTGGATTAGTAGAGGAAGGTTGTCAATACTTCTATAGCATGACCAACGCATATGGGATTATTCCTGGCATCAAGCATTATGGTTGTATGGTGGATTTGCTAGGTCGAGCAGGACGGTTGGATGAAGCTTATAAGTTCATAGATGAATTGCCAATCGAACCCACACCTATACTATGGCGAACATTGTTATCTGCTTGTAGCAGCCATGGCAATGTAGAATTAGGGAAGCAAGTGACTGAACGAATTTTTGAACTAGATAACTCTCACGGTGGAGATTATGTGATTTTATCTAACTTGTATGCAAGAGTTAGAAAATGGGAAGATGTGGATTCTTTAAGGAAATTGATGATTGATAGAGGGGTGGTAAAGATTCCTGGATGCAGTTCCATAGAGGTGAACAATGTAGTACATGAATTCTTTTCTGGGGAAGGGGTGCACTATGTTTCTTCAGATTTGCATCGAGCGCTTGATGAGTTGGTCAAGGAGTTAAAAATGGTTGGTTATGTTCCAGATACTTCTCTAGTCTTTCATGCTGACATGAATGACGAAGAGAAAGAAATTGCTCTTAGATATCATAGTGAGAAATTAGCCATTGCATTTGGCTTACTTAACACTCCACCTGGGACAACAATCCGTGTGGTGAAGAACCTTCGAGTTTGTGGGGATTGTCATTCTGCTGCTAAACTTATATCATCTATTTTTGATAGGCAAATAATTCTTCGAGATGTGCAGAGATTCCACCATTTCAAAGATGGAAAATGCTCTTGTGGGGATTATTGGTAA